The Nitrospinaceae bacterium genome has a segment encoding these proteins:
- a CDS encoding glycosyltransferase, with amino-acid sequence MTKKKSISIFVSAYNEAENLLDCVLGITAAAEAQFEDYEVIIVNDGSTDGTGEVAEGLRQDNGRIRVIHNPGNLGFARSFCISVEEAEKEFYAFFPGDGEIAASSVAEIISLAGTADIIAPYHDNSDDRSLMRQAMSRTCSHLTNFLLGYNLRYYQGPPVYRTADLKLLPKKTPSLFLLTEMMVHALYAGRSYKEIGFVFEERKHGESKAVSIKNIWIAFYAILRLCWDIRIRKTPPIELPERGGK; translated from the coding sequence TTGACGAAAAAGAAATCGATTTCCATTTTTGTGTCGGCTTACAACGAAGCCGAAAATCTTTTGGATTGTGTTCTCGGCATTACCGCCGCAGCAGAGGCGCAGTTCGAGGATTATGAAGTCATCATCGTGAACGACGGGAGCACCGACGGAACGGGTGAGGTGGCTGAGGGCCTCCGCCAAGATAACGGACGGATAAGGGTGATCCATAATCCGGGTAATCTTGGGTTCGCGCGAAGTTTCTGCATTTCTGTGGAAGAGGCTGAAAAAGAGTTCTACGCATTTTTCCCAGGCGATGGCGAGATTGCGGCCAGCTCCGTCGCGGAAATAATTTCTCTGGCTGGTACGGCGGATATTATCGCGCCCTATCACGACAACAGCGACGACCGCTCGCTCATGCGCCAGGCGATGAGTAGAACGTGCTCCCATCTCACGAATTTCCTGTTGGGCTATAACTTGAGATATTACCAAGGTCCCCCCGTCTACCGGACGGCCGACCTTAAGCTTTTACCCAAGAAGACGCCGAGTCTGTTTTTGCTCACCGAGATGATGGTTCATGCGCTTTATGCCGGGCGTAGCTACAAGGAAATAGGATTTGTCTTCGAGGAGCGAAAACATGGAGAGTCAAAGGCTGTATCGATCAAAAATATCTGGATAGCATTTTACGCCATCCTTCGCCTCTGTTGGGACATCAGAATTAGAAAAACGCCCCCCATCGAATTGCCGGAAAGAGGAGGGAAGTAA